A stretch of DNA from Myxococcota bacterium:
AACAAACGCCGCGAAAACACCGCCGCCTAACAGCGCGCCCGCTCCCCAAGCAACCCAATTAACAATTTGATAAGCCGGCGATTCAATCATCGCGCACGCATCTTCGGAAACAAGATGACATCCCGAATCGACTGACTATTGGTCAACAACATTACAAGCCTATCAATGCCAATGCCCTGCCCGGCTGTTGGCGGCATGCCGACTTCCAAAGCCGTCAAAAAGTCTTCATCAACATCCTGTGCTTCGAAGTTCCCTGCAGCTTTCTGCCTGGCTTGATCTTCAAATCGCCCACGCTGATCCTGTGGGTCGTTAAGCTCTGAAAAAGCATTCGACACTTCCATGCCAGCGCAGAACAATTCAAATCGATCCACCACCGCCAAATCGCTATCACGCCTTCGAGCGAGCGGGCTAACCGCCACTGGAAAGTCCAACAAGAACGTTGGTTGAATCAAGAGCGGCTCGATTTCATGTTCAAACACCGCGTAAAGCAAATGCAGCGCCAAGTTTCGAGAAGCAACTTCAGAAAAAGCAGCTTCCTGTGACCAGCCATGTTCTTTCAAAATCAACTTCGCCGTATCCGGCGCAACCGTCCGACCCTGAGCAATTTCCAATGCCCATTTCACATCAGAAATTTTCTCCAAAGCTTCCGAACGTTCAGCAGAAAGGCCAATATGTTCAGCCACCAAACGCGCAATGGAAACCCGGCGAAACGGCTTTTCAAAATCAAGCTCATACTCGCCAAAAGTCATTTGATACTTGCCATGGAGCACAAACACTAAGCGCCTAAACAACTCTTCGGTCATGGCCATCAAATCTTCATAAGTGGCGTAAGCCTGATAAAATTCGATTGTGGTAAATTCAGGATTGTGCCGCGTGCTAACGCCTTCATTTCTAAACAAACGTCCAATTTCATAGACACGTTCGAAGCCACCAACAACCAAGCGTTTTAAATGCAGCTCAGTCGCAATGCGTAAACTCAAATCTTCATCGAGCGCATTGTGATGCGTCATAAACGGCCGCGCAGCAGCACCGCCGGCAATATCACTTAAAATGGGCGTTTCAACTTCCATAAAATCGCGAGCATCCAAAAACGCCTGGATTTCGCGAATAATCTTCGTTCGGGCTTTAAAGACGGCTCGAGCTTCTTCGTTACCAATCAAATCTAAATAGCGCTGGCGATAACGCTGCTCGATATTAGTCAAGCCGTGCCATTTTTCGGGCAAAGGCTTAAGCGACTTTGTCAAAACTTCGAAGCCCGTGACATGCAACGACAGCTCGCCAGTCTTGGTGCGCATGGGTGTGCCAGTCACGCCAATGAAATCGCCCATATCGGTTAATTTGAGCTGCTCTTCAGCAGCGCCTAAAGCCGCTTTTTGAATAAATAGTTGCAACGTGCCGCTGCGGTCTTGAATGCGATAGAAACAAGCCTTGCCCATGTCACGCATAGCCATGACGCGCCCGGCTAGCTTATATACAGTCGTCGCGCCTTCCAGATCTTCACGAGTTTTTTCTGAATACAACGCATGAAACTCGCCAGC
This window harbors:
- the lysS gene encoding lysine--tRNA ligase → MTESRIKEERLQKAAQLNELGQNPYGNQFKPGITAGEFHALYSEKTREDLEGATTVYKLAGRVMAMRDMGKACFYRIQDRSGTLQLFIQKAALGAAEEQLKLTDMGDFIGVTGTPMRTKTGELSLHVTGFEVLTKSLKPLPEKWHGLTNIEQRYRQRYLDLIGNEEARAVFKARTKIIREIQAFLDARDFMEVETPILSDIAGGAAARPFMTHHNALDEDLSLRIATELHLKRLVVGGFERVYEIGRLFRNEGVSTRHNPEFTTIEFYQAYATYEDLMAMTEELFRRLVFVLHGKYQMTFGEYELDFEKPFRRVSIARLVAEHIGLSAERSEALEKISDVKWALEIAQGRTVAPDTAKLILKEHGWSQEAAFSEVASRNLALHLLYAVFEHEIEPLLIQPTFLLDFPVAVSPLARRRDSDLAVVDRFELFCAGMEVSNAFSELNDPQDQRGRFEDQARQKAAGNFEAQDVDEDFLTALEVGMPPTAGQGIGIDRLVMLLTNSQSIRDVILFPKMRAR